A single window of Pectobacterium parmentieri DNA harbors:
- the ilvI gene encoding acetolactate synthase 3 large subunit: MEMLSGAEMVVRSLIDQGVKHVFGYPGGAVLDIYDALHTVGGIEHILVRHEQGAVHMADGYARATGEVGVVLVTSGPGATNAITGIATAYMDSIPMVVLSGQVATSLIGYDSFQECDTVGISRPIVKHSFLVKKVEDVPTILKKAFYLASTGRPGPVVVDLPKDIMNPANKLPYVYPESVSMRSYSPTVQGHKGQIRRALQTLLAAEKPIIYSGGGVINAECHEELLALAEKLNLPVTTSLMGLGGFPGTHRQCLGMLGMHGTYEANMAMHHADVIFAVGVRFDDRTTNNLAKYCPNATVLHIDIDPASISKTVNADIPIVGDAKQVLSLILELLEQDGAPQQFDALRDWWQGIEQWRGRHCLKYDTKSDKIKPQAVIETLHRLTEGKAYVASDVGQHQMFAALYYPFDLPRRWVNSGGLGTMGFGLPAALGIKLALPEETVICVTGDGSIQMNIQELSTALQYDLPVVVINLNNRFLGMVKQWQDMIYSGRHSSSYMESLPDFVKLAEAYGHVGISIDTPDELESKLSQALAQKDRLVFVDINIDSSEHVYPMQIRGGAMDEMWLSKTERT, encoded by the coding sequence ATGGAGATGTTGTCAGGCGCCGAAATGGTGGTCCGATCGTTGATCGATCAGGGCGTAAAACATGTGTTCGGTTATCCGGGCGGTGCGGTGTTGGATATTTACGACGCCCTACACACGGTTGGCGGTATCGAGCATATTTTGGTGCGGCATGAGCAAGGTGCGGTACATATGGCCGATGGCTATGCGCGTGCGACGGGTGAGGTCGGCGTCGTGCTGGTTACCTCCGGTCCCGGTGCGACAAATGCCATTACCGGTATTGCTACGGCGTATATGGACTCCATTCCTATGGTGGTGTTGTCCGGTCAGGTTGCCACCTCGCTGATTGGCTATGATTCCTTTCAGGAATGCGACACGGTGGGCATTTCCCGCCCTATCGTGAAGCACAGCTTTCTGGTCAAGAAAGTTGAAGATGTCCCGACGATCCTGAAAAAAGCCTTTTACCTGGCGTCAACCGGACGTCCGGGGCCAGTGGTCGTCGATCTACCAAAAGACATCATGAATCCGGCGAATAAACTGCCGTATGTTTATCCCGAAAGCGTCAGCATGCGCTCCTACAGCCCAACGGTTCAAGGGCACAAAGGTCAAATTCGCCGTGCGTTGCAAACCTTGCTGGCGGCAGAAAAACCGATTATCTACAGCGGTGGCGGCGTGATTAACGCGGAGTGCCACGAAGAACTGCTGGCGCTGGCGGAAAAGCTCAATCTGCCAGTGACAACGTCTCTGATGGGGCTGGGCGGCTTCCCCGGAACGCACCGTCAATGCCTCGGCATGCTGGGGATGCACGGGACGTATGAAGCCAACATGGCTATGCATCACGCCGATGTGATTTTTGCCGTTGGGGTGCGCTTCGATGACCGCACGACCAACAATTTGGCGAAGTACTGCCCGAATGCAACGGTATTGCATATTGATATCGATCCCGCGTCGATTTCCAAAACGGTAAACGCAGATATCCCTATTGTGGGCGATGCCAAACAGGTGCTAAGCCTGATACTGGAGTTGCTGGAACAGGATGGCGCACCGCAGCAGTTCGATGCGCTGCGCGACTGGTGGCAGGGTATCGAGCAGTGGCGTGGGCGTCACTGTCTGAAATACGACACCAAAAGCGACAAGATTAAACCGCAAGCGGTGATTGAAACGCTGCATCGGCTGACCGAAGGTAAAGCCTATGTGGCATCGGATGTCGGCCAGCACCAGATGTTTGCTGCGCTGTATTATCCTTTCGATTTGCCACGTCGCTGGGTGAACTCCGGTGGTCTGGGAACGATGGGTTTTGGCTTGCCTGCGGCGTTGGGTATCAAGCTTGCGCTGCCGGAAGAAACGGTCATTTGCGTCACGGGCGATGGCAGTATTCAGATGAATATTCAGGAGCTTTCTACGGCGCTGCAATATGATCTGCCGGTTGTGGTGATCAACCTGAACAACCGTTTCCTCGGCATGGTGAAGCAGTGGCAGGATATGATTTATTCTGGCCGCCATTCCAGTTCTTATATGGAATCGTTACCGGATTTCGTCAAGCTGGCTGAAGCCTACGGCCACGTCGGGATTTCTATCGATACGCCGGATGAACTGGAAAGTAAGCTGTCGCAAGCGCTGGCACAGAAAGATCGTCTGGTGTTTGTTGATATCAACATCGATAGCAGCGAGCATGTTTACCCCATGCAGATTCGCGGCGGGGCGATGGATGAAATGTGGTTGAGCAAAACGGAGAGGACCTGA
- the ilvN gene encoding acetolactate synthase small subunit produces the protein MRRILSVLLENESGALSRVVGLFSQRGYNIESLTVAPTEDPTLSRMTIQTVGDEKVLEQIEKQLHKLVDVLRVSELGQGAHVEREIMLVKLQATGYGREEVKRCSDIFRGQIVDVTASLYTVQLAGTSDKLDAFLSAVREVAEIVEVARSGIVGVSRGDKIMR, from the coding sequence ATGCGTCGGATTTTATCAGTATTACTTGAGAATGAATCAGGCGCTTTATCACGTGTCGTCGGTCTGTTTTCACAGCGTGGTTACAACATCGAAAGCCTGACGGTAGCGCCAACCGAAGACCCTACGCTATCCCGTATGACGATTCAGACGGTAGGCGATGAGAAGGTGTTGGAGCAGATCGAAAAGCAACTGCACAAGCTGGTGGATGTCCTGCGCGTCAGCGAATTGGGGCAGGGTGCGCACGTTGAGCGTGAGATCATGCTGGTGAAGCTACAGGCCACAGGCTATGGCCGTGAAGAAGTGAAACGCTGCTCCGATATTTTCCGCGGCCAGATCGTGGATGTCACTGCCTCGCTGTATACCGTACAACTTGCTGGCACCAGCGATAAACTGGATGCGTTCCTCAGCGCCGTGCGTGAAGTTGCCGAAATTGTTGAAGTGGCACGCTCTGGGATCGTCGGTGTATCACGCGGCGACAAAATCATGCGTTAA
- the cra gene encoding catabolite repressor/activator, whose product MKLDEIARLAGVSRTTASYVINGKAKQYRVSDKTVEKVMAVVREHNYHPNAVAAGLRAGRTRSIGLVIPDLENTSYTRIANYLERQARQRGYQLLIACSEDQPDNEMRCIEHLLQRQVDAIIVSTALPPEHPFYQRWINGGLPIIALDRALDREHFTSVVGADLEDAEMLAQELRKMPAKSVLYLGALPELSVSFLREQGFRQAWAGDPREVNYLYSNSYERVAAAAAFMDYLQNNPMPDALFTTSFPLLQGVMDVNLKINGRLPNNLAIATFGDNELLDYLECPVLSVAQRHREVAERVLELVLASLDEPKRPKPGLNRIRRNLYRRGSLSRA is encoded by the coding sequence GTGAAACTGGATGAAATCGCGCGTCTTGCGGGTGTTTCACGCACGACAGCCAGCTATGTCATTAACGGGAAAGCCAAACAATATCGCGTAAGCGATAAGACCGTTGAGAAAGTCATGGCTGTCGTCAGGGAGCACAATTATCATCCCAACGCCGTCGCGGCTGGATTACGTGCCGGACGCACACGTTCAATTGGCTTGGTTATTCCCGATCTGGAAAATACCAGCTATACGCGCATCGCCAATTATCTGGAGCGTCAGGCCAGACAGCGCGGATATCAGTTATTAATCGCATGTTCCGAAGACCAGCCGGATAATGAGATGCGCTGTATTGAGCATCTGTTACAGCGGCAAGTTGATGCGATTATCGTTTCTACTGCGTTGCCACCTGAACACCCGTTTTATCAGCGTTGGATAAACGGCGGCCTGCCGATTATTGCATTAGACCGTGCATTAGATCGTGAGCACTTTACCAGTGTGGTGGGGGCCGATCTTGAAGATGCCGAAATGCTGGCGCAGGAATTAAGGAAAATGCCTGCGAAATCGGTACTCTATCTTGGGGCTTTGCCTGAACTCTCCGTCAGTTTCCTGCGTGAACAGGGGTTCCGTCAGGCGTGGGCGGGCGATCCGCGCGAAGTGAATTATCTTTATTCCAATAGCTATGAGCGGGTGGCCGCCGCCGCCGCGTTTATGGATTATTTGCAAAATAATCCCATGCCTGATGCGTTGTTCACCACCTCATTCCCGCTATTGCAGGGGGTGATGGACGTTAACCTGAAGATTAACGGGCGTTTGCCGAATAATCTGGCTATTGCGACCTTTGGGGATAATGAGCTGTTGGATTATCTGGAATGCCCAGTATTGTCTGTCGCCCAGCGCCATCGTGAAGTTGCAGAGCGCGTGCTGGAGTTGGTGTTGGCCAGTCTGGATGAACCGAAAAGGCCGAAGCCTGGCTTGAATCGGATTCGACGTAACCTGTACCGTCGTGGCTCACTGAGCCGCGCATAA
- a CDS encoding L-alanine exporter AlaE, whose amino-acid sequence MFSPTSRLRSATADTFALVVYCFIIGMAIEIMLSGMSFEQSLSSRLLSIPVNIAIAWPYGLYRDRVLNMAKRHGGDHFLVRSVADLFAYVSFQSPVYAAILWVIGASSAQILTAVTSNLVISMVMGVTYGYFLEYCRRLFRVALP is encoded by the coding sequence ATGTTTTCCCCGACGTCACGATTGCGAAGCGCCACCGCTGATACCTTTGCGCTCGTTGTCTATTGTTTCATCATCGGTATGGCGATTGAAATCATGCTTTCCGGGATGAGCTTTGAGCAGTCACTATCTTCACGACTGCTATCAATTCCCGTCAATATCGCTATTGCCTGGCCATACGGGCTTTATCGCGATCGTGTGTTAAATATGGCCAAACGTCACGGCGGCGATCATTTTCTGGTGCGCAGCGTTGCCGACCTGTTTGCGTATGTCAGTTTTCAATCTCCTGTTTATGCTGCGATTCTCTGGGTTATCGGGGCAAGCTCCGCACAAATTCTGACCGCGGTCACCAGTAACCTGGTGATATCAATGGTGATGGGCGTAACGTATGGCTATTTTCTGGAATATTGCCGTCGGCTATTCCGGGTCGCACTGCCATAA
- the mraZ gene encoding division/cell wall cluster transcriptional repressor MraZ, whose protein sequence is MFRGATLVNLDSKGRLAVPTRYREMLNEESQGQMVCTIDLHQPCLLLYPLPEWEIIEQKLSRLSSMNPAERRVQRLLLGHASECQMDSAGRLLIANTLRQHADLKKEVMLVGQFNKFELWDEQTWYQQVKDDIDAEQSTQEPLSERLQDLSL, encoded by the coding sequence ATGTTTCGTGGGGCTACGCTGGTTAACCTCGACAGTAAAGGGCGTCTTGCTGTGCCTACCCGATACCGGGAAATGCTGAACGAGGAATCGCAAGGTCAAATGGTTTGCACCATTGACTTGCATCAGCCCTGCCTGCTGCTTTATCCCTTACCCGAATGGGAAATCATTGAACAAAAATTGTCTCGCTTGTCGAGCATGAACCCTGCTGAGCGTCGTGTGCAGCGTTTGTTATTGGGACATGCCAGCGAGTGTCAAATGGATAGTGCAGGACGTTTGTTGATTGCGAATACGTTAAGGCAGCATGCGGACCTTAAAAAAGAAGTGATGCTAGTCGGGCAGTTCAACAAGTTTGAACTGTGGGATGAACAGACTTGGTATCAACAGGTCAAGGATGATATTGACGCTGAACAATCGACTCAGGAACCTTTGTCTGAGCGGTTGCAGGACTTATCACTATAG
- the rsmH gene encoding 16S rRNA (cytosine(1402)-N(4))-methyltransferase RsmH yields the protein MLENYKHTSVLLDEAVNGLNIRSGGTYIDGTFGRGGHSRLILSQLGPEGRLLAIDRDPQAIEAAKAIDDPRFSIIHGPFSAMADYVAERGLTGQIDGVLLDLGVSSPQLDDPERGFSFMRDGPLDMRMDPTRGLSAAEWLMKAEADDIVWVLKTFGEERFAKRIARAIVERNRTEPMTRTKELAELIAAASPVREKHKHPATRSFQAIRIYINSELEEIERALEGALSVLAPQGRLSVISFHSLEDRIVKRFIRHQSRGPQVPAGLPLTEAQLRSQGGQTLKPVGKKLMPSEEEVAENPRARSSVLRFAERLPA from the coding sequence ATGCTGGAAAATTATAAACATACCTCCGTCCTGTTGGATGAGGCCGTAAATGGCCTGAATATTCGCAGCGGCGGCACATATATCGACGGCACATTTGGCCGTGGTGGTCACTCCCGTCTGATTCTTTCCCAACTGGGGCCGGAAGGGCGTCTGTTAGCTATCGACCGCGATCCTCAGGCCATTGAAGCCGCCAAGGCGATTGACGATCCGCGTTTCTCTATCATTCATGGGCCGTTCTCCGCAATGGCGGATTATGTTGCTGAACGTGGGCTGACCGGACAGATCGATGGTGTCCTGCTCGATCTCGGTGTTTCTTCCCCGCAGCTTGATGACCCTGAGCGTGGGTTCTCATTTATGCGTGATGGCCCGCTGGATATGCGTATGGATCCGACGCGCGGTTTGTCTGCTGCCGAGTGGCTGATGAAAGCAGAAGCTGATGACATTGTCTGGGTCTTGAAAACGTTCGGTGAAGAGCGTTTTGCCAAGCGGATTGCTCGCGCCATTGTGGAACGTAATCGTACCGAGCCGATGACGCGGACAAAAGAACTGGCGGAATTGATTGCTGCTGCTAGCCCGGTTCGCGAAAAGCATAAACATCCGGCAACGCGCAGTTTTCAGGCGATCCGCATTTATATCAATAGTGAACTGGAAGAGATCGAGCGTGCGTTAGAAGGTGCGCTGAGCGTACTGGCCCCGCAGGGGCGTCTGTCGGTGATCAGCTTCCACTCGTTAGAAGATCGGATTGTGAAACGGTTCATCCGTCACCAAAGCCGTGGGCCACAGGTGCCTGCTGGTCTACCGCTAACGGAAGCGCAACTGCGCAGCCAGGGTGGACAGACGTTAAAGCCTGTCGGAAAGAAACTGATGCCTTCGGAAGAAGAAGTGGCAGAAAACCCGCGTGCGCGCAGTTCCGTGCTGCGGTTTGCTGAGAGACTGCCAGCATGA
- the ftsL gene encoding cell division protein FtsL, whose translation MIGNERHTLVGVIGEDLLRNAKLPVLLIVAVLVSAVFVVTTAHRTRLLTAEREQLLLERDALDIEWRNLILEENSLGDHSRVERIATEKLQMGHVDPSQENIVVK comes from the coding sequence ATGATCGGTAACGAACGGCATACGCTGGTCGGTGTCATCGGCGAGGATCTGCTGCGTAATGCAAAACTCCCGGTGCTGCTGATCGTTGCCGTGTTGGTTTCTGCCGTCTTTGTCGTAACGACAGCGCACCGGACGCGTTTGTTGACTGCAGAACGCGAACAGCTTCTGCTGGAGCGTGATGCGCTGGATATCGAATGGCGAAATCTGATCCTGGAGGAAAACTCATTAGGGGATCATAGCCGCGTTGAGCGGATCGCGACGGAAAAACTGCAAATGGGGCATGTCGATCCGTCACAGGAAAATATTGTGGTTAAGTAA
- a CDS encoding peptidoglycan glycosyltransferase FtsI, translating to MKAARTGKLKRQEDQASFVSWRFALLCGCILLAMVGLMARAAYLQVINPDKLVREGDMRSLRVQEVPTARGMISDRAGRPLAVSVPVNAVWADPKEVNDRGGITLDTRWKALSDALDIPLDQLATKINANPKGRFVYLARQVNPAIGEYVHKLKLPGINLRQESRRYYPSGQVTSHLIGFTNIDGQGIEGVEKSFDRWLTGQPGERTVRKDRFGRVIEDISSVDSQAAHNLALSIDERLQALVYRELNNAVAFNKAESGTAVLVDVNTGEVLAMANSPSYNPNNLAGTPKDIMRNRAITDIFEPGSTVKPMVVMTALQRGVVKENSVLNTLPYYVNGHEIKDVARYSELTLTGVLQKSSNVGVSRLALAMPSSALVDTYARFGLGKATNLGLVGESSGLYPQKQRWSDVERATFSFGYGLMVTPLQLARVYATIGSFGIYRPLSITRVDPPVPGERVFPEALVRSVVHMMESVALPGGGGTKAAIKGYRIAIKTGTAKKVGPDGKYINKYIAYTAGVAPASNPRFALVVVINDPQAGKYYGGAVSAPIFGAIMGGVLRTMNIEPDALPVGDKNEFVINREEGSGGRS from the coding sequence ATGAAAGCAGCCCGTACAGGAAAGTTAAAGCGCCAGGAAGATCAAGCCAGCTTTGTTAGCTGGCGTTTTGCGTTGCTTTGCGGCTGTATCCTGCTTGCGATGGTTGGCTTGATGGCTCGTGCGGCTTATCTTCAGGTGATCAATCCAGACAAACTGGTGCGCGAAGGCGATATGCGCTCCCTGCGCGTTCAGGAAGTGCCAACGGCGCGCGGTATGATCAGCGATCGCGCTGGTCGCCCTCTGGCCGTCAGTGTACCCGTGAATGCCGTGTGGGCCGATCCGAAAGAAGTGAACGATCGTGGTGGCATCACGCTCGATACGCGCTGGAAAGCACTGTCTGATGCGCTCGATATCCCGTTAGATCAGTTGGCAACCAAGATCAATGCTAACCCGAAAGGGCGCTTCGTTTATCTGGCGCGTCAGGTTAACCCGGCTATTGGTGAATACGTTCATAAGCTGAAATTACCAGGAATTAATCTGCGGCAGGAGTCTCGTCGGTACTATCCTTCAGGGCAAGTTACCTCTCACCTTATTGGTTTCACCAATATCGATGGACAGGGCATCGAAGGGGTAGAGAAAAGTTTTGACCGCTGGCTGACTGGGCAACCCGGTGAGCGGACCGTGCGTAAAGACCGATTTGGCCGCGTGATTGAAGATATCTCCTCCGTTGACAGCCAGGCTGCACATAATCTGGCGCTCAGTATTGATGAGCGTTTGCAAGCGCTGGTTTACCGTGAACTTAATAACGCCGTTGCCTTTAACAAAGCCGAATCGGGAACGGCTGTGCTGGTCGATGTGAATACTGGCGAAGTGTTAGCAATGGCGAATAGCCCGTCTTATAACCCGAACAATCTGGCGGGTACGCCGAAAGACATCATGCGTAACCGCGCTATCACCGACATTTTCGAACCTGGCTCTACCGTTAAACCGATGGTGGTGATGACGGCCTTGCAGCGCGGAGTAGTGAAAGAGAATAGCGTGCTCAACACGCTGCCGTATTACGTCAATGGTCATGAGATCAAAGATGTGGCGCGTTACAGTGAGTTAACGCTGACGGGCGTGCTCCAAAAATCGAGTAACGTCGGTGTATCCAGACTGGCGTTAGCGATGCCTTCCTCTGCGCTGGTCGATACTTACGCGCGCTTTGGATTAGGAAAAGCGACCAATTTGGGGTTGGTCGGAGAAAGCAGTGGCTTATATCCTCAAAAACAACGGTGGTCTGACGTAGAGCGGGCCACCTTTTCTTTCGGCTACGGGCTGATGGTAACCCCATTACAGTTAGCGCGAGTCTATGCCACGATCGGCAGTTTCGGTATTTACCGCCCGCTGTCGATTACCAGAGTCGATCCCCCCGTGCCTGGCGAGCGTGTCTTCCCTGAAGCGCTGGTGCGTTCCGTGGTGCACATGATGGAAAGCGTTGCACTACCCGGCGGTGGCGGCACCAAGGCAGCCATCAAGGGCTACCGTATCGCGATTAAAACCGGTACAGCCAAGAAAGTCGGCCCAGATGGTAAATACATCAACAAATATATTGCCTATACGGCGGGCGTGGCACCAGCCAGTAACCCACGTTTTGCTCTGGTTGTCGTGATCAACGATCCGCAGGCAGGGAAGTACTACGGCGGCGCGGTTTCTGCGCCAATCTTTGGCGCCATCATGGGCGGCGTTCTGCGTACGATGAATATCGAACCGGATGCGTTGCCAGTGGGCGACAAAAACGAGTTTGTAATTAATAGAGAAGAGGGATCAGGTGGCAGATCGTAA